From one Danio rerio strain Tuebingen ecotype United States chromosome 19, GRCz12tu, whole genome shotgun sequence genomic stretch:
- the si:ch1073-376c22.1 gene encoding uncharacterized protein isoform X1, whose product MTVVMLAVLLLLVCVCDSTAFRLTGNIALRAKTHQSADPLNGDSAWRAVAGDGDRSCSSISSKRSPWWRVSLAQTYRIAKISISTGTEGISGAEIRIGSSLEEDGNHNQLVRVFSVRPGKAQVFKFRPVEGRFISVILPGVDRVLNLCEVEVFALAEDSNSDSELVNVAVSGRATQSSTRLGSAACLSLPQNAIDGNRQYDPSRGSCAQTDTESAPWWRLDLLRTHTITAVALTRGDQDVSGARVTIGDSLQDEGRANPLCVSVSFIPAGGTGRFRCVPALRGRYVTVALAGVNRTLSLCEVEVFGVPDQ is encoded by the exons atGACGGTGGTGATGCTggctgtgctgctgctgctggtgtgtgtgtgtgactctacAGCCTTCAGACTCACAG GAAACATCGCTCTGAGAGCTAAAACCCATCAGTCCGCTGACCCGCTGAACGGAGACTCCGCATGGAGAGCAGTGGCTGGAGATGGAGATCGGTCCTGCAGCTCCATCAGCTCGAAGAGAAGCCCCTGGTGGAGAGTTTCTCTAGCACAGACCTACAGAATCGCCAAAATCTCCATCAGCACCGGCACTGAGGGCATCAGCGGGGCCGAGATCCGCATCGGCAGCAGTCTGGAGGAGGACGGAAACCACAACCAGCT GGTGAGAGTGTTCTCTGTGCGGCCGGGGAAAGCTCAGGTGTTTAAGTTCAGGCCTGTGGAGGGACGCTTCATCAGTGTGATTTTACCAGGAGTGGACCGTGTGCTGAATCTGTGTGAGGTGGAGGTGTTCGCGCTCGCTGAag ACTCTAACTCAGACTCAGAGCTGGTGAATGTGGCAGTATCGGGTCGAGCCACTCAGTCCAGCACGCGTCTGGGTTCTGCTGCGTGTCTCAGTCTGCCACAGAACGCCATCGACGGGAACCGGCAGTACGACCCGTCCCGCGGCTCATGTGCGCAGACAGACACCGAGAGCGCCCCCTGGTGGAGGCTGGACCTGCTGCGGACACACACCATCACTGCAGTGGCTCTGACCCGCGGAGACCAGGACGTCAGCGGCGCGAGGGTGACCATCGGGGACTCGCTGCAGGACGAGGGACGAGCAAACCCGCT gtgtgtGTCCGTGTCCTTCATCCCTGCTGGAGGAACAGGCCGCTTCAGGTGTGTTCCTGCTCTCCGGGGCCGATACGTGACTGTGGCTCTGGCTGGAGTAAACAGGACCCTGAGCCTGTGTGAGGTGGAGGTGTTCGGGGTGCCTGATCAGTAA
- the si:ch1073-376c22.1 gene encoding uncharacterized protein isoform X2, with protein sequence MTVVMLAVLLLLVCVCDSTAFRLTGNIALRAKTHQSADPLNGDSAWRAVAGDGDRSCSSISSKRSPWWRVSLAQTYRIAKISISTGTEGISGAEIRIGSSLEEDGNHNQLVRVFSVRPGKAQVFKFRPVEGRFISVILPGVDRVLNLCEVEVFALAEERHRAARGF encoded by the exons atGACGGTGGTGATGCTggctgtgctgctgctgctggtgtgtgtgtgtgactctacAGCCTTCAGACTCACAG GAAACATCGCTCTGAGAGCTAAAACCCATCAGTCCGCTGACCCGCTGAACGGAGACTCCGCATGGAGAGCAGTGGCTGGAGATGGAGATCGGTCCTGCAGCTCCATCAGCTCGAAGAGAAGCCCCTGGTGGAGAGTTTCTCTAGCACAGACCTACAGAATCGCCAAAATCTCCATCAGCACCGGCACTGAGGGCATCAGCGGGGCCGAGATCCGCATCGGCAGCAGTCTGGAGGAGGACGGAAACCACAACCAGCT GGTGAGAGTGTTCTCTGTGCGGCCGGGGAAAGCTCAGGTGTTTAAGTTCAGGCCTGTGGAGGGACGCTTCATCAGTGTGATTTTACCAGGAGTGGACCGTGTGCTGAATCTGTGTGAGGTGGAGGTGTTCGCGCTCGCTGAag AACGACACAGAGCAGCTAGAGGATTCTGA
- the si:ch1073-376c22.1 gene encoding uncharacterized protein LOC100000126 precursor, whose amino-acid sequence MLAVLLLLVCVCDSTAFRLTGNIALRAKTHQSADPLNGDSAWRAVAGDGDRSCSSISSKRSPWWRVSLAQTYRIAKISISTGTEGISGAEIRIGSSLEEDGNHNQLVRVFSVRPGKAQVFKFRPVEGRFISVILPGVDRVLNLCEVEVFALAEDSNSDSELVNVAVSGRATQSSTRLGSAACLSLPQNAIDGNRQYDPSRGSCAQTDTESAPWWRLDLLRTHTITAVALTRGDQDVSGARVTIGDSLQDEGRANPLCVSVSFIPAGGTGRFRCVPALRGRYVTVALAGVNRTLSLCEVEVFGVPDQ is encoded by the exons ATGCTggctgtgctgctgctgctggtgtgtgtgtgtgactctacAGCCTTCAGACTCACAG GAAACATCGCTCTGAGAGCTAAAACCCATCAGTCCGCTGACCCGCTGAACGGAGACTCCGCATGGAGAGCAGTGGCTGGAGATGGAGATCGGTCCTGCAGCTCCATCAGCTCGAAGAGAAGCCCCTGGTGGAGAGTTTCTCTAGCACAGACCTACAGAATCGCCAAAATCTCCATCAGCACCGGCACTGAGGGCATCAGCGGGGCCGAGATCCGCATCGGCAGCAGTCTGGAGGAGGACGGAAACCACAACCAGCT GGTGAGAGTGTTCTCTGTGCGGCCGGGGAAAGCTCAGGTGTTTAAGTTCAGGCCTGTGGAGGGACGCTTCATCAGTGTGATTTTACCAGGAGTGGACCGTGTGCTGAATCTGTGTGAGGTGGAGGTGTTCGCGCTCGCTGAag ACTCTAACTCAGACTCAGAGCTGGTGAATGTGGCAGTATCGGGTCGAGCCACTCAGTCCAGCACGCGTCTGGGTTCTGCTGCGTGTCTCAGTCTGCCACAGAACGCCATCGACGGGAACCGGCAGTACGACCCGTCCCGCGGCTCATGTGCGCAGACAGACACCGAGAGCGCCCCCTGGTGGAGGCTGGACCTGCTGCGGACACACACCATCACTGCAGTGGCTCTGACCCGCGGAGACCAGGACGTCAGCGGCGCGAGGGTGACCATCGGGGACTCGCTGCAGGACGAGGGACGAGCAAACCCGCT gtgtgtGTCCGTGTCCTTCATCCCTGCTGGAGGAACAGGCCGCTTCAGGTGTGTTCCTGCTCTCCGGGGCCGATACGTGACTGTGGCTCTGGCTGGAGTAAACAGGACCCTGAGCCTGTGTGAGGTGGAGGTGTTCGGGGTGCCTGATCAGTAA